Proteins encoded within one genomic window of Verrucomicrobiia bacterium:
- a CDS encoding Glu/Leu/Phe/Val dehydrogenase, with translation MKLLDDPVYRMACQQFDRAADVLGMPEQFRERIKQPKRCISVSMPVLMDDGSVQVFWGHRVQHHLTLGPTKGGLRFSPQVELGEVAALAMWMSWKCALVGLPYGGGKGGVNCNPRELSLRELEMVTRRYTQEMMPFIGPQTDVMAPDMGTNEQTMAWMMDTYSMHAGHAVPAVVTGKPVSIGGSLGRREATGRGVAFLIGRVMEILQMEPQGTTAIIQGFGNVGSVAAYALRRFGIKIVGISDFSGALFHEKGLDLEKLEAHVLANRSLEGFSEGQWMSNEELLVQPCDILVPAAVERTITENNAHQLKCRILAEAANGPTTPEADGIIDEREDIFLIPDVLCNAGGVIVSYFEWVQDLQNFFWSEVEVLDRLYRVLEPALAAILKRAKERKISHRNAALCLGIERVMQAKQMRGLFP, from the coding sequence ATGAAGCTCTTGGACGATCCGGTCTATAGAATGGCCTGTCAACAGTTTGATCGGGCAGCGGATGTATTGGGAATGCCGGAACAATTTCGCGAGCGAATTAAACAGCCTAAGCGATGTATTTCCGTTTCGATGCCGGTTTTGATGGATGATGGTTCAGTACAAGTTTTTTGGGGACACCGGGTGCAGCATCATTTAACTTTGGGGCCGACCAAAGGTGGTTTGCGTTTTAGTCCACAAGTGGAATTGGGTGAGGTGGCAGCATTAGCAATGTGGATGAGTTGGAAATGTGCTTTGGTGGGATTGCCTTATGGCGGTGGCAAGGGTGGTGTCAATTGCAATCCGCGTGAGTTATCATTGCGCGAGTTGGAAATGGTGACGCGTCGTTATACACAAGAGATGATGCCTTTTATTGGCCCACAAACAGATGTCATGGCGCCGGATATGGGCACGAACGAGCAGACGATGGCATGGATGATGGATACTTATTCGATGCATGCTGGGCATGCGGTGCCAGCAGTGGTGACGGGTAAGCCAGTAAGTATTGGGGGCTCTTTGGGGCGACGAGAGGCCACGGGTCGAGGCGTAGCATTTTTGATAGGGCGAGTGATGGAAATTTTGCAAATGGAGCCGCAGGGAACAACGGCAATTATTCAGGGTTTTGGGAATGTGGGTAGTGTAGCGGCTTATGCTTTGAGGCGGTTCGGAATAAAAATTGTAGGAATTAGCGATTTTTCTGGCGCTTTATTTCATGAAAAAGGTTTAGATTTAGAAAAGCTTGAGGCTCACGTGCTAGCGAATCGATCTTTGGAAGGCTTTTCCGAGGGGCAATGGATGAGTAATGAAGAACTTTTAGTCCAACCGTGTGATATTTTAGTGCCAGCAGCGGTAGAGCGAACGATTACAGAAAATAATGCGCATCAATTGAAATGTCGTATTTTAGCTGAGGCAGCGAATGGCCCGACAACTCCTGAAGCGGATGGAATCATTGATGAAAGAGAGGATATTTTTTTGATTCCGGATGTTTTGTGTAATGCTGGTGGGGTCATTGTTTCTTATTTTGAATGGGTACAGGATTTACAGAATTTTTTTTGGTCGGAAGTAGAAGTGTTGGATCGGTTGTATCGTGTTTTAGAGCCCGCGTTGGCCGCGATTTTGAAGCGGGCGAAAGAGCGTAAGATTAGTCATCGTAATGCGGCGTTGTGTTTGGGTATTGAACGAGTCATGCAGGCCAAACAGATGCGGGGACTTTTTCCTTAA
- the acpS gene encoding holo-ACP synthase, whose product MKVLGIGFDMVEVARIQRIWEKFGDAFLQRVFGEEELSYCLKMRQPELHLAARFAAKEAIVKALGSGIGAVRWRDLVITKESSGAPWIKLSGAALACLEAMGGKVIKVSLSHTQHYAGAQAIVLSS is encoded by the coding sequence GTGAAAGTGTTGGGAATTGGATTTGATATGGTAGAGGTGGCGCGAATTCAGCGAATTTGGGAAAAATTCGGTGACGCTTTTTTGCAAAGGGTGTTCGGTGAGGAGGAGTTGAGTTATTGTTTGAAGATGCGTCAACCGGAGCTGCATTTGGCCGCGCGATTTGCCGCGAAGGAGGCGATTGTGAAAGCGTTGGGTTCGGGGATAGGAGCTGTGCGATGGCGCGATTTGGTGATTACAAAGGAAAGTTCTGGAGCGCCTTGGATTAAGTTGTCTGGAGCGGCATTAGCTTGCTTGGAGGCGATGGGTGGAAAGGTGATAAAGGTAAGTTTGTCACACACTCAACATTATGCGGGTGCTCAGGCGATTGTGTTGTCGAGTTAA
- a CDS encoding aminodeoxychorismate/anthranilate synthase component II, which translates to MVLVIDNYDSFTYNLVQYLGELGANLVVKRNDEITVDEVEKLAPEKILISPGPCTPNEAGVSCQLIQKLGERVPLLGVCLGHQCIGQAFGGEIVRAQRLMHGKTSWISHDGTGLFKNLPNPFEATRYHSLVIRRETFPSCLNITAQNTGEEEVEIMGLQHKELPIYGVQFHPESILTRCGKDLLKNFLTL; encoded by the coding sequence ATGGTTTTAGTAATCGATAATTACGACAGTTTTACTTACAATCTTGTTCAGTATTTGGGCGAGTTGGGGGCAAATCTTGTTGTGAAACGAAATGATGAAATTACAGTGGATGAAGTAGAAAAGCTGGCACCGGAAAAAATTTTAATTTCGCCAGGCCCTTGCACACCGAACGAGGCGGGAGTTTCTTGCCAACTGATTCAAAAACTTGGAGAACGGGTGCCTTTGTTGGGAGTTTGTTTGGGACATCAATGTATTGGTCAAGCGTTTGGGGGCGAGATCGTGCGAGCACAACGGTTGATGCATGGAAAAACGTCATGGATTTCGCATGACGGCACGGGACTTTTTAAAAATTTGCCTAATCCTTTTGAAGCCACGCGCTATCATTCTTTGGTTATTCGTCGCGAGACATTTCCATCTTGTTTGAATATCACAGCCCAAAACACGGGCGAGGAAGAGGTGGAAATTATGGGATTACAACATAAAGAGTTGCCCATTTATGGAGTGCAATTTCATCCCGAGTCTATTTTAACGCGATGCGGTAAAGATTTGTTAAAAAATTTTCTTACTCTTTGA
- a CDS encoding pyridoxine 5'-phosphate synthase: MKLRLGVNVDHVATVRQARYREKVPGMIAEPDPVGFALEAQKAGAHGITAHLREDRRHMQEEDIRRLKREVALPLNLEMANTAEMVKFALALKPDAVCLVPENRQEVTTEGGLDVFGHRISLQKNIVRLRDVGAKVSLFIDPDLKQIEFAKKVGADWIELHTGKFAVVYQNKRRRAEELKRLIEGAHFANKMGLKVNAGHGLHVRNVCDLFVMPFLYELNIGHSIVSRALWVGVRNAVKEMLVLMKEYRL, from the coding sequence ATGAAATTACGTCTCGGGGTGAATGTGGATCATGTGGCAACTGTGAGACAGGCGCGTTATCGGGAAAAAGTGCCGGGTATGATAGCGGAGCCGGATCCCGTAGGTTTTGCGTTGGAGGCTCAGAAGGCTGGAGCACATGGAATTACTGCGCATTTGCGTGAGGATCGTCGTCATATGCAGGAAGAGGATATTAGACGTTTGAAGAGGGAGGTGGCTTTACCTTTGAATTTGGAAATGGCGAACACGGCAGAGATGGTTAAGTTTGCTTTGGCTTTGAAACCGGATGCGGTTTGTTTGGTGCCGGAGAATCGGCAAGAGGTGACGACTGAAGGGGGGCTTGATGTGTTTGGGCATCGTATTTCTCTTCAGAAAAATATAGTGCGTTTGCGTGATGTTGGAGCGAAAGTGAGTCTTTTTATTGATCCTGATTTAAAACAAATTGAGTTTGCAAAGAAAGTAGGAGCAGATTGGATTGAGTTGCACACAGGCAAGTTTGCGGTGGTTTATCAGAATAAGCGACGTCGTGCCGAAGAGTTGAAGCGGTTGATTGAAGGAGCGCATTTTGCAAATAAGATGGGGTTAAAAGTGAATGCGGGACATGGATTGCACGTTCGGAATGTGTGCGATTTGTTTGTGATGCCTTTTTTGTATGAGTTGAATATTGGGCATTCTATTGTTTCTCGAGCGCTTTGGGTTGGGGTAAGGAATGCGGTGAAGGAAATGCTTGTTTTAATGAAAGAATATCGTTTGTGA